From Terriglobales bacterium:
CCCAATCGCGGCACCGGCCCGGCGCCGGGGAAGCTCCTTGTCACCAAAGGGAAGGCCGCCGGCGTGGGCAGCGGCTTCTGGATCAAGGATGAGCGCGGCGACAGCTACCTGCTGAAGTTCGACCCGCCGGACTTCCCGGAAGTCGCGACCGCGGCCGAGGTCATCAGCACCAAGCTGTTCTACGCCATCGGCTACAACGTGCCGGAGAACTACCTGTTCTACTTCCGGCCGGAGCAGCTCCAGCTCGCGCCCGACGCCAAGCTCACCATGCGCGGCAAGAAGCGCGCGTTCAAGCAGGAAGACCTCGACCGCATCCTCGCCCTGCTGCCGCGCCGGCCTGACGGCGCCTACCGCGCCGTCGCCAGCAAGATGCTGCCGGGCAAGCCGAAGGGCGGCTTCCGCTTTACCGGTGTTCGTGAGGACGACCCCAACGACATCATCCCGCACCAGCACCGCCGCGACGTCCGCGCGCTGCGCATCTTCGCCGCCTGGCTGAACGACTACGACATCCACACCGCCAACACGCTCGACATGTTCGTGGAAGAAGGCGGCCGCCACTTCATCCGCCACTACGTCTTCGACTTCGGCTCCACCCTCGGCAGCGCCGGCAACACCATCAAGCCGCAGTGGGCGGGCTTTGAGAATCGTTTCGACCTGAAGGAAGCGGGCAAGGGCCTAGCGACCCTCGGCGCATACCAGCCGCCTTCCACGCAGCATCCCATTCCGGTAGAGTTCCCGAGCGTCGGGCGCTACTCGGCGGACGGGTTCGACCCGCTGGCGTGGAAGCCGACCTTCCCGGTCATCGCGTTCGAGAATCTCACGCTGCGCGACGCGCGCTGGGCGGCGCGCATCGTCGGGTCGTTCACCGACGAGCAGATCCGCGCGGCGGTCGCCACCGGCGAGCTCTCCGATCCGGCGGCGGCGGAATATCTCGCGCGCCAGATCATGGCTCGGCGTGACAAGACGGTGCTGCGCCTGCTGCGGCCGCTCGTGGTCGCCTCCGAGCCGAATCCCTAGCGGCTCTTCTTGAACCCGGCGTAGATGGCCTGCACCTGCTCCGGCGACGGCGTGGCGATCGGCGTCAGCCCGGCAGGCTCCGCGGCGCACTTCGGCGGCGGGTCCGTGCGCCCGCGCAGCGCCAGGAAGTCGAGCAGCTCCCGGGCGAGCTTCGCGCGCTTCTCGTCCGAGCCGGCGGGGACGAACCCAACGATCTTCATCTGCACGAACCCTTCCGTGGGATACCGCGCCGCCAGCGCTTGTCCCTTCTCTTTCAGAGCGCCGCACCAGGTGTCGGGGATGAGGAGGTAGCGGTCTCGCGTCACAGTCTGGTCACGCAGCAGAGTCTCGAGCGGCTGCGCGTCCACATCCTTCGCATCGGCGGCGCGCTTCGACCTCCGTGCCGCGAGCGATTCCAGGTAAAGCGCGTACATGCCCGCGGCGGAGTCCGCCGCAGCCTGGACCAGCGCTGCTCGCCGGGCCTTGCCGGCCAGCGCCTGCGCCAGCGAAAGATTCTGCTTAGGGAAGCGAACCGCCGCCAGCACCAGGTCGGCCTTCCCAACGCTCTTCGCATCCGGCGGCAGCGTTATCCCGTACAGTCCCGGCTCGAGGTTGGCTTCCAGGATCACGAGGTCCGGCTGGGGCGGCGTGTCCGCCACCGCACTGCTCGTCTGGCTCTTCGCGTCCGGGGCGGCGCCTTTCGGCTGCGCGTCCAGGAACACGATCTCCACCGGCGTCTTGCTCTGCCGGATGAACCACCGGCTGGTGTCGTGCAGCCACGGCTCGAGCGCGCTCTCCGGGCTCCGGAGCACGTGCAGCACCAGCGGCTTCGGGTCGTCAGGGAAGGCGCGCACTCCGGACAGGGCACCCAGCGCCAGCGCCAGCGTGAGGCATCGTCGCAAGTTCATGACTGATTAGAGAGTGGAAGGCAGCAGGAGTTTGGATTGCTCTTGTGCGATACTGAAGAGGCTGGTCCGAGCAGTAGCACGCAGGGCGATCGCGCTCCCCGTACCCGGGAGCTAAGTGCTTTGCGACGTGCTAGTTGCCCCGAAAGCCGGGATGGCGGAACTGGCAGACGCAGCGGACTCAAAATCCGCCGGGCCTCACGGCCCTTGCGGGTTCGACCCCCGCTCCCGGCACCAGATCCCTCACTCTTTGACGGCTTCCGCCGCGATGGCGGGCGCTCCGGCGGCCGGCGTCTGGCGCAGGCGCGCCAGCGCCTCACGCGTGTCTTTGTCCTTCGGCGTGCGCTGCGCGAAGAAGCTCAGCAAGTCGGCGCGCAGGGGCGCGTCGAGCGTGCGGAAGCGCTGCTCGTTCAGCGTGCGCAGCAGCTTGTCGTAGACGCGGTCGGTGCGCGCGTACTCGCCCGGGCGCGCCAGCGCGCCGGTATCGCAATCGTAGTCGGCGAGCGTGATGGGCACGCCCTTGCGCAGCTCCGCGAGCCGCGCGCGGAAGTGATCGAGCGTGGTGTTCATGCTTTCGAAGTACATGTTCTCGGTCACGGCCGTCGGGTCGCGGTACTTTGCCGCGCGGAACGGGCCGATCTTCGGCACCAGCCGCACGAAGAACGCCAGGATCTTCGCGCCCAGCCCGGGCTTCTGGTACTTCGTGCCCCACTCCTTCTCGTAGTCGGCGCGCGACAGGTTGTAGAGGAACTTCTTCTCGTCGAAGTCCTTGAACTCGTGCATCATCTGCGGCTTGCGCGTGGCCAGCGCCACCTGCGTGAGGTGCGGGATGGTCTGGCTCACCGCGTGCCGGTAGGTCGCGACGGCCAGGCCCTGGTGCGTCATCACGTCTTTCAGTTCGAGCCCGTAGGTCTCGCGGAAGGCGCGCTCCAGCAGTTCCTCCGCGACCTCGAAGCCGATGAAGTCGTGATACTGCTTGGGCGCGTAGCGCGCTTTCGCGACTTGCAGCACGTCGAAGCCGAACTCCGTCTCCAGGTGCGCCGACTTCGCCTGGTCGTACGTGATGACGTCGCCGAACCGCCGCCGCAGCTTGGGATACTCGAGCGCGACGGCGCGGTTCACCGTCGGGTGGCCGTGGATGTCGGAGACGTAGTGCGCGAGCGCGCCTACCGCGAAGGCGTATTCATTCAGCGTCTGCGCGTCCTTCAGCAGCGCGACCACGAAGTCGCCGCTGCGCACGTAGTGCACCAGGTCGCTGAAGAAGGGGGACCCGAACGGGTAGTACCCCAGGTCCTGGATCACGCATCCGCCGAAGGCGTAGGCCTCGGCTGCCTTGATCTCGTCGGGCGTGGCGTGCGGGAAGCGCGCGCGCAGCAGCGGCGCGATCGAGTCGTTCCATGCCATGTCGATGACCTGCTCGTGGCTGAGCACCGAGTAGGCCGCCGCCGGCGGGCACACCACCCCCAGGCACAGTACGCACAGCAGCAGGGCGGCCAGGGACCGGCGATACATGCATAGATAGGAGGTAGGAGCGGCAGCTCTGGTTGTGCCACGAAACGCATTCGTCGCCGCCCGGCGCGGACAACCCGCGCGGGTACAATAAGAGCCCGATGATCTCGTTGAGCAAGCTCGCCGCTTCCATCATCCAGTCCGAGATCCGGATCATGTCGGTGGAGTGCGCCCGGGTCGGCGGCATCAACCTGGCACAGGGGGTGTGCGACACCGAGCTCCCGCCGCCGGTGCGCGCGGGCGCCATCCAAGCCATCGAGCGCGGCCTGAACTCCTATACGCGGCTCGACGGCGTCGCCGAGCTTCGCCAGGCCATCGCCGCGAAACTGCGCCGCGACAACGGCATCACCGTCGATCCCGAGAGGGAAGTGGTCGTCACCGTCGGCTCGACCGGCGCGTTCTACTCCACCTGCGTCGCGCTGCTCGACCCCGGCGACGAAGTCATCGTCTTCGAGCCTTACTACGGCTACCACGTCAACACGCTGGCGCTCGTCGGCGCCAAGCCGGTGTTCGTGAAGCTCGCGCCACCCGACTGGAAGTTCACGCGCGCCGAACTGGAGCGCGCCCTCACTCCGAAGACGCGCGCCATCGTCGTGAACTCGCCCGCGAATCCGACCGGCAAGGTCTTCACCCGCGCAGAGCTGGGCTGGATCGCGGAGCTCGCGGTCGCGCGCGACCTGTTCGTCTTCACCGACGAGATCTACGAATACTTTCTCTACGACGGCCGCGAGCACGTCTCGCCCGGCACGCTGCCGGGCATGGCAGAGCGCACCGTCACCATCTCCGGCTTCTCCAAGACCTTCAGCATCACCGGCTGGCGCATCGGGTACGCGGCCTGCGCGGCGCGCTGGGCCGGCGCCATCGGGTACTTCCACGACCTCGCCTACATCTGCGCGCCCGCGCCACTGCAAGCGGGCGTCACCGCCGGCCTGC
This genomic window contains:
- a CDS encoding zinc dependent phospholipase C family protein, yielding MYRRSLAALLLCVLCLGVVCPPAAAYSVLSHEQVIDMAWNDSIAPLLRARFPHATPDEIKAAEAYAFGGCVIQDLGYYPFGSPFFSDLVHYVRSGDFVVALLKDAQTLNEYAFAVGALAHYVSDIHGHPTVNRAVALEYPKLRRRFGDVITYDQAKSAHLETEFGFDVLQVAKARYAPKQYHDFIGFEVAEELLERAFRETYGLELKDVMTHQGLAVATYRHAVSQTIPHLTQVALATRKPQMMHEFKDFDEKKFLYNLSRADYEKEWGTKYQKPGLGAKILAFFVRLVPKIGPFRAAKYRDPTAVTENMYFESMNTTLDHFRARLAELRKGVPITLADYDCDTGALARPGEYARTDRVYDKLLRTLNEQRFRTLDAPLRADLLSFFAQRTPKDKDTREALARLRQTPAAGAPAIAAEAVKE
- a CDS encoding aminotransferase class I/II-fold pyridoxal phosphate-dependent enzyme, which produces MISLSKLAASIIQSEIRIMSVECARVGGINLAQGVCDTELPPPVRAGAIQAIERGLNSYTRLDGVAELRQAIAAKLRRDNGITVDPEREVVVTVGSTGAFYSTCVALLDPGDEVIVFEPYYGYHVNTLALVGAKPVFVKLAPPDWKFTRAELERALTPKTRAIVVNSPANPTGKVFTRAELGWIAELAVARDLFVFTDEIYEYFLYDGREHVSPGTLPGMAERTVTISGFSKTFSITGWRIGYAACAARWAGAIGYFHDLAYICAPAPLQAGVTAGLRELQPDFYAQLGVEYAAKRKLLCDTLADIGLAPCIPQGAYYVLADASSLPGKTAKAKAMHLLETAGVASVPGSSFYSGGGGEQMLRFCFAKTDADLAEACRRLEKAPAATAR